Within Flagellimonas maritima, the genomic segment CCTCTTGCCTTAATTTCCAAATATTTATTGATGGTATTGATAGTCAGATTTTCTGGTTTGGTCAAAATAGTTTGTATGCCATACTTTCTGAGCTCATTTACAATTAACTTTTTCTCATATATAAATTTTTCAGCAATGGTCTGTTCAAAAATTTGTTGAACGGTCTCTGCTTTTTTTTCGGCGAAGGAGTTGAGTTCCGTATTTTCAAAAAATATGACTACCAATAGATGTATTTTGGCTAAGGCCTGCAGATACGGTAATTGTCTATGAAGTGCATCCAACGTTTCAAAATTTGTATAAAGTAGCAAGAGACTTCTTTGATTCAGATTTCTTTTGACATCAACATACAGTCTACTAAAATCACTTTCAATAAAGTCAGTTCCCAAATTATAAAGTGTTTCCAAGATCAGGTGCATTTGCGAACTTCTACGCTCGGCTACAACGCGGTTTTCAATTTTATCACTAAATGAAAACATACCCGCTTTATCCTGTTTTTTTAATGCGATGCTACTAATTACCAATGTTGCATTAATGGCATAATCCAAAAGACTCAGTCCATTGAAGGGCATTTTCATTACCCTTCCTTTATCAATAACAGCGTATATGGGTTGCGATTTTTCATCTTGATATTGGTTGACCATTAATTGGTTTCTCTTGGCTGTTGCCTTCCAATTAATGTTCCTAATATCATCACCTTGTACATACTCTTTAATTTGCTCAAATTCCATGGTATGGCCAATACGTCTAATTTTTTTTAGGCCAAATTCGTGCAAACGGTTGGTAAAGGCAATCAGGTCATATTTTTGAAGTTGAAGAAAGGATGGATATACCGGAACTTCTTGGTTTATATTGAATGCATTTTTTTTTGCTAGAAAGCCAATTGGGGAACTGGCATATAGATTTAAGCTGCCAAAAGAATATACGCCACGTTCTGTTGGCCTAAGAATATATTCATAGCTTTTACTTCCACCACTTTTTATTTTGCTGGTCAGGCCAAAATCCCTTTTTTGAAATTGAAATGGAATTTCATCGATTATTTTGACACTGACCTTAAAAAGATAACTGTTGGTTAATTCCAGCAGTATTAAATTCTCATCACCATTAGAGAGTTTATCCGGCAAGACGCGCTGCCCTTCTAATTTACCTTTTGAGGCAAAAAGCAATAGCACATCAACAATTAATAAAAGCGAGAAAACATAAAATAATAGCTTAACAGCACCAAATATATCCTCTACCATATAGGAGAGTAAAAAGCCAAAAACAATGATGGAAATCGCTATAAAAAAACGTTTTTGTAAGTAGATATGTTTAAAGAATTTTTTCAAAATCAGTGTTGTTATCTAGGAATCTCTAGACCTTCTATTATCTGTTCCACTACCTGTTCCGCTGTCAATCCTTCCATTTCCCTTTCCGGGGTTAATATAATTCTGTGCGCCAGGATCGGTGTTGCAACTTTTTTAATATCATCAGGTGTAATAAAATCACGTCCATTTATAGCGGCCAATGCCTTGGAAGCATCCATGATAGCAATGGAAGCCCTTGGTGATGCCCCTAGAAAAAGATTGGCATTGACCCTGGTATTGTCCACTATGGAAGCAATGTATTTTATAAGGTTTTTTTCCGCTATAATCTTTTTTATGGTATTTTGATATTCTGCGATTTGCTTAGCTGATAGGACAGGAGTGATCAATTTTTCTATTTGGGTATTTTTCTGTTCGTGTTTTCTTTCAAGGATTTTCACCTCTTCTTCGAGAGTAGGATAGTGTACATTGATTTTGAAAAGAAAACGGTCCAATTGGGCTTCTGGCAATCTATAGGTTCCTTCTTGTTCAACGGGGTTTTGAGTAGCAAATACCAAAAAGGGAGGCTCCATATTATATTGGGTTCCATCGATTGTAATTTGTCTTTCCTCCATGGCCTCAAATAGGGCAGCTTGGGTTTTGGCAGGAGCGCGATTGATTTCATCAATTAGGATGATATTGGAAAACAAAGGACCTTTCTTAAATTCAAATTCAGAAGTTTTCACATTAAAAATTGAAGTCCCCAAAATATCACTGGGCATTAAATCCGGTGTAAATTGAATGCGACTAAAATCGACATTCATGGTTTTTGCCAGCAGTTTCGCGGTCACTGTTTTTGCCACTCCCGGAACACCTTCTATTAGGGAATGACCATTGGAAAGAATTGAAACGATAAGCAGTTCAATCATATTTTGTTGGCCAATG encodes:
- a CDS encoding DUF58 domain-containing protein — its product is MKKFFKHIYLQKRFFIAISIIVFGFLLSYMVEDIFGAVKLLFYVFSLLLIVDVLLLFASKGKLEGQRVLPDKLSNGDENLILLELTNSYLFKVSVKIIDEIPFQFQKRDFGLTSKIKSGGSKSYEYILRPTERGVYSFGSLNLYASSPIGFLAKKNAFNINQEVPVYPSFLQLQKYDLIAFTNRLHEFGLKKIRRIGHTMEFEQIKEYVQGDDIRNINWKATAKRNQLMVNQYQDEKSQPIYAVIDKGRVMKMPFNGLSLLDYAINATLVISSIALKKQDKAGMFSFSDKIENRVVAERRSSQMHLILETLYNLGTDFIESDFSRLYVDVKRNLNQRSLLLLYTNFETLDALHRQLPYLQALAKIHLLVVIFFENTELNSFAEKKAETVQQIFEQTIAEKFIYEKKLIVNELRKYGIQTILTKPENLTINTINKYLEIKARGLL
- a CDS encoding AAA family ATPase gives rise to the protein MEEKEQQGGDSLQFDSRIDLTKLQEAVSQIKSELGKVIIGQQNMIELLIVSILSNGHSLIEGVPGVAKTVTAKLLAKTMNVDFSRIQFTPDLMPSDILGTSIFNVKTSEFEFKKGPLFSNIILIDEINRAPAKTQAALFEAMEERQITIDGTQYNMEPPFLVFATQNPVEQEGTYRLPEAQLDRFLFKINVHYPTLEEEVKILERKHEQKNTQIEKLITPVLSAKQIAEYQNTIKKIIAEKNLIKYIASIVDNTRVNANLFLGASPRASIAIMDASKALAAINGRDFITPDDIKKVATPILAHRIILTPEREMEGLTAEQVVEQIIEGLEIPR